One Microvirgula aerodenitrificans DSM 15089 DNA segment encodes these proteins:
- a CDS encoding IS3 family transposase (programmed frameshift), protein MKKSKFTEEQIAFALRQAESGTTVAGVCRKMGISEATFYNWKKKYGGLGVSELRRLKQLEEENARLKRMVTDLSLDKQMLQEVIQKKPVKPARKRELANFLIDAYRVSIRRATAVVQLWQGTCFYCPHPRDDRAEGQRIREIAATRIRYGARRIHVLLRREGLLINHKKTYRIYCEEGLNLRRKRPRRRVAAAHRQARPVVSNVNACWSMDFVADQLFNGQKIRALTVVDNFSRESLAVTVDFALKTADVVATMLHVQALRGTPQRIQVDSGSEFISVALDQWAYEQGITLGFSRPGKPTDNAFIESFNGSLRDGCLNVHWFLSLADARDKIERWRQDCNEFRPHSSPGDRTPSEFRLAHLEAGNLQLRPLG, encoded by the exons ATGAAAAAATCGAAGTTCACGGAAGAGCAGATTGCCTTCGCGCTGCGCCAGGCGGAGTCGGGCACCACGGTCGCGGGGGTCTGCCGCAAGATGGGCATCTCCGAGGCCACCTTCTACAACTGGAAGAAGAAGTACGGTGGCCTCGGCGTCAGCGAGCTGCGCCGCTTGAAGCAGCTGGAAGAAGAGAACGCCCGACTCAAGCGCATGGTGACCGACCTGAGCCTGGACAAGCAGATGCTGCAGGAAGTCATCCAGAAAAAGC CTGTGAAGCCGGCTCGCAAACGCGAGTTGGCCAACTTCCTGATCGACGCGTACCGCGTCAGCATTCGCCGTGCCACCGCTGTCGTTCAACTGTGGCAAGGCACTTGTTTTTATTGCCCTCACCCTCGTGACGATCGCGCGGAAGGGCAGAGGATCCGCGAGATTGCCGCTACGCGCATTCGCTATGGCGCGCGCCGCATCCATGTCCTGCTGCGGCGTGAGGGCTTGCTGATCAATCACAAGAAGACCTACCGGATCTACTGCGAGGAAGGTCTGAACCTGCGGCGCAAACGCCCCAGACGACGCGTGGCCGCTGCGCATCGCCAGGCGCGCCCGGTCGTCTCCAACGTGAATGCGTGCTGGAGCATGGATTTCGTCGCCGATCAACTGTTCAACGGCCAAAAGATCCGGGCGTTAACTGTAGTGGATAATTTTAGCCGGGAAAGCCTGGCGGTCACGGTGGATTTCGCCCTGAAAACCGCGGACGTAGTGGCGACGATGCTGCATGTGCAAGCCTTGCGCGGTACGCCACAGCGGATTCAGGTCGACAGCGGCAGTGAATTCATTTCGGTGGCGTTGGATCAATGGGCGTACGAACAAGGCATCACGCTGGGCTTCTCGCGGCCCGGGAAACCCACGGATAATGCCTTCATCGAGTCGTTCAACGGCAGTCTGCGTGATGGGTGCCTGAACGTGCATTGGTTTCTGTCGCTGGCTGATGCGCGTGACAAAATCGAGCGTTGGCGGCAGGATTGCAACGAATTCAGGCCGCACAGTTCACCGGGCGACCGGACTCCCAGCGAGTTCCGGCTAGCCCATCTTGAAGCCGGAAATCTCCAGCTTAGACCGCTCGGTTAG